In Chitinophaga varians, the following are encoded in one genomic region:
- a CDS encoding beta-L-arabinofuranosidase domain-containing protein, with the protein MKKLFLVLLALHAGLTDIAAQSYVPGLHDAVVKVKPVVPLQAYTFSLRDVEVLDGPFKKAMEADAGYLLIVEPDRLLADFRNHAGLKEKAARYGGWESTGLAGHTLGHYLSACSMQYAATGDKRFLDRVNYMVDELAVCQEHRKTGYLGAIPGEDTLWAQVAAGNIRSRGFDLNGGWSPWYTVHKIMAGLLDAYFYCGNKKALTVEKGMADWTGTIVDHLPDSLVQKMLLCEYGGMNDVLVNTYALTAEKKYLDMSFRFHDRRILDSLAAQLDVLPGKHSNTQIPKVVGCIRRYELTGNRKDSTIAAFFWNTVTGHHSYAPGGNSNYEYLGPADKLNDQLTDNTMETCNTYNMLKLTRHLFALRPAANLMDYYERGLYNHILASQNHQNGMMCYFVPLRMGARKEFSDSFHTFTCCVGSGMENHVKYGESIYFEGADGSLYVNLFIPSRLHWRDRNVTIEQTTQLPADDKVLFTIHTRKAASFPLRIRQPRWAKDGIQVSVNGQVQTNITAGADGYISLQRKWNDGDQVTLSLPMGIYSEAMPDNPGRIALLYGPVVLAGVLGDKEPDPVTGIPVLVTPERNPAKWVIRDPQQPLVFHTRQTGQPNELQLVPFSTVQQEHYSVYWDIFTPQEWAVQQERYAAEKRRQQQIEASTVDILRLGEMQPERDHHLTADKSSTGEDHGRKWRIADDGGALTFTMKVDSSMENSLLCNYWGMDNRYRTFDIFIDDVKIATEDLNQYKASKFYEIIYPLPVAVTRGKQTVTVKLQARPNNSAGPVYGPVRMIRHTSAGGQLKQDYPIQPVPFTQVHVSDNFWAPKIKVNAEVSIPYTLEQCRKTGRIDNFLRAAGKLQDDKMTEYTFDDTDLYKVIEGASYSLQVKKNPELDKYLDTLIAIIGAAQEKDGYLYTFRTMKTTHPHEWMGTKRWEKEEDLSHELYNSGHLFEAAVAHYQATGKRSLLDIAIKNADLLVSVFGFGKEERFPGHQIVETGLTRMYRVTGKKEYLDLAKFFLDVRGPGKPNSGEYNQSYKKVTEQHEAVGHAVRAAYMYTGMADVAALTGNQQYLSAIDDIWHDVVDRKLYITGGIGATGNGEAFGHAYELPNMSAYAETCAAIANVYWNSRMFLLHGDAKYIDVMERTLYNGLLSGVSLSGDHFFYPNPLASMGQHQRSAWFGCACCISNMTRFLPSMPGYIYGQNANHLYVNLFVGNTAEITLPVGKVKVTQRTNYPWDGRTDITVAPDKATAFALHVRIPGWAQNKPVPGELYFDAPGTPQKKISILLNGQPAQYRMEKGYAVLDRTWKTNDKVSLDFPVEVQKVMADSLVEADKGRFALQRGPLMYCLEAPDNKDATVQNIIVDKNAPVHAVYKPSLLNGVMALEMKGMSASRQLNSQTLVKSAQTVTAIPYYAWANRGPGEMTVWIPFEEAAARPKPAPTIASKSKVSASAPNKKMYMALNDQFEPRDSKDNSTLYFHWWPKQGTAEWVQYDFDQEYTISSSSVYWYDDGPFGGCRVPASWKLYYKKGNEWIPVQNAGSYGTAKDQYNVVRFDPVKTTALKMEVQLSSENSSGIQEWMVK; encoded by the coding sequence ATGAAGAAGTTGTTCCTTGTTTTGCTGGCGTTACATGCAGGACTGACCGATATCGCTGCGCAATCTTATGTGCCCGGCCTGCATGATGCTGTCGTGAAAGTGAAGCCGGTGGTGCCCTTGCAGGCATATACCTTTTCCCTTCGGGACGTAGAGGTATTGGACGGCCCGTTTAAAAAAGCCATGGAAGCCGATGCCGGCTATCTGCTGATAGTGGAACCTGACAGGCTGCTGGCCGATTTCCGCAATCATGCCGGTTTAAAGGAAAAAGCAGCACGTTATGGAGGCTGGGAATCCACCGGGCTGGCCGGTCACACCCTCGGCCATTACCTGTCGGCCTGTTCCATGCAATACGCTGCCACCGGTGACAAACGATTTCTTGACCGGGTGAACTACATGGTGGATGAACTGGCGGTATGCCAGGAGCACCGCAAGACCGGCTACCTGGGCGCTATTCCGGGTGAAGATACTTTATGGGCACAAGTGGCGGCAGGTAATATCCGCTCCCGTGGATTTGACCTGAACGGCGGCTGGTCGCCCTGGTACACTGTACACAAAATAATGGCCGGCCTGCTGGACGCCTATTTCTATTGCGGCAATAAAAAAGCGCTGACGGTAGAGAAAGGCATGGCCGACTGGACAGGGACAATCGTTGATCATCTCCCGGATTCACTGGTGCAAAAAATGTTGTTGTGCGAATATGGCGGCATGAACGATGTGTTGGTAAACACTTACGCGCTGACCGCCGAAAAGAAGTACCTGGACATGTCTTTCCGGTTTCATGACCGGCGTATCCTTGATTCCCTCGCTGCGCAACTGGACGTATTGCCCGGCAAACATTCCAATACGCAGATCCCCAAAGTGGTAGGCTGTATCCGTCGCTATGAGCTTACCGGCAACAGGAAAGACAGCACCATCGCGGCTTTCTTCTGGAACACGGTGACAGGGCACCATTCCTATGCGCCTGGCGGTAACAGCAACTATGAGTACCTGGGGCCGGCGGACAAACTGAACGACCAGCTGACGGACAACACCATGGAGACCTGCAACACCTATAACATGCTTAAGCTCACGCGGCACCTGTTTGCCCTGCGCCCGGCAGCCAACCTGATGGATTATTATGAACGCGGACTGTACAATCATATCCTCGCTTCACAAAACCATCAGAATGGCATGATGTGTTATTTTGTGCCGCTGCGAATGGGCGCCCGTAAGGAATTCAGTGATTCGTTCCATACGTTTACCTGTTGCGTAGGCTCTGGCATGGAGAATCACGTGAAATATGGCGAAAGCATTTATTTTGAAGGGGCAGACGGTAGTTTGTATGTGAACCTGTTCATCCCTTCCCGCCTGCACTGGCGTGACCGGAACGTTACCATAGAACAAACCACCCAACTGCCGGCTGACGATAAGGTATTGTTTACCATTCATACACGCAAAGCCGCTTCGTTTCCTTTGCGTATCCGCCAGCCGCGGTGGGCAAAGGACGGCATCCAGGTATCCGTTAACGGCCAGGTACAAACGAACATTACTGCCGGTGCTGATGGTTATATTTCCCTGCAACGCAAATGGAACGATGGCGACCAGGTAACACTCTCGCTTCCGATGGGCATTTACAGTGAAGCCATGCCTGACAATCCCGGTCGTATAGCGCTGCTGTATGGCCCCGTGGTACTGGCAGGCGTGCTGGGAGACAAGGAGCCGGACCCGGTTACCGGTATTCCTGTACTGGTTACACCGGAGCGTAATCCGGCGAAATGGGTAATCCGTGATCCGCAACAGCCGCTGGTATTCCATACCCGCCAGACAGGGCAGCCCAATGAACTGCAACTGGTGCCTTTCAGCACCGTGCAGCAGGAACATTACAGCGTGTACTGGGACATCTTTACGCCACAGGAGTGGGCCGTTCAACAGGAAAGATATGCCGCAGAGAAAAGACGGCAGCAGCAGATAGAGGCCAGCACCGTCGACATCCTGCGCCTGGGCGAAATGCAGCCGGAGAGGGACCACCATCTCACCGCGGATAAAAGCAGCACCGGCGAAGACCACGGCCGTAAATGGCGTATAGCCGACGACGGGGGAGCGCTCACGTTCACCATGAAGGTGGACAGCAGTATGGAGAACAGTCTCCTTTGCAACTATTGGGGAATGGACAACCGTTACCGCACGTTCGATATCTTTATCGATGACGTAAAGATCGCCACCGAAGACCTCAATCAATACAAAGCCAGCAAATTCTATGAAATCATATATCCGTTGCCGGTAGCCGTCACCCGTGGTAAACAAACGGTAACGGTTAAACTGCAGGCCCGTCCCAATAACAGCGCCGGCCCTGTATACGGCCCGGTAAGAATGATCAGACACACCTCCGCCGGAGGGCAGTTGAAGCAGGATTATCCCATTCAGCCGGTACCCTTCACGCAGGTACACGTGTCTGATAATTTCTGGGCGCCGAAAATAAAAGTAAATGCCGAGGTGTCTATTCCCTATACCCTGGAGCAATGCCGGAAAACAGGTCGTATCGACAATTTCCTGCGGGCCGCCGGTAAACTTCAGGATGATAAAATGACCGAGTACACCTTTGATGATACAGACCTGTATAAAGTGATTGAAGGCGCCTCGTACAGCCTGCAGGTGAAGAAAAACCCGGAACTCGACAAGTACCTGGATACTCTGATCGCCATTATTGGCGCCGCACAGGAAAAAGATGGGTACCTGTATACTTTCAGGACCATGAAAACAACGCATCCGCATGAATGGATGGGTACCAAACGCTGGGAAAAAGAAGAAGACCTGAGCCATGAACTATATAACTCCGGCCACCTGTTTGAAGCCGCTGTAGCACATTATCAGGCTACTGGCAAAAGGTCGCTGCTGGACATCGCCATCAAAAACGCAGACCTGCTGGTGAGCGTATTCGGATTTGGCAAAGAAGAGCGTTTTCCCGGGCATCAGATCGTTGAAACAGGGCTCACCAGGATGTACCGGGTGACCGGCAAAAAGGAGTATCTCGACCTGGCTAAATTTTTCCTCGATGTACGGGGTCCGGGCAAACCCAACAGTGGCGAGTATAACCAGTCCTATAAAAAAGTGACCGAGCAGCACGAAGCTGTAGGACATGCCGTAAGGGCAGCGTATATGTACACCGGTATGGCCGATGTGGCGGCGCTGACCGGTAATCAGCAGTACCTGTCGGCCATTGACGATATCTGGCATGATGTGGTGGACCGGAAATTATATATTACCGGCGGTATTGGCGCTACCGGCAACGGTGAAGCGTTCGGCCACGCCTATGAGCTGCCTAATATGTCCGCCTACGCGGAAACCTGTGCGGCCATTGCCAACGTGTACTGGAACAGCCGCATGTTCCTGCTGCACGGCGATGCCAAATATATCGACGTGATGGAACGTACCCTGTACAACGGCCTGCTGAGCGGCGTATCGCTCAGCGGGGACCACTTCTTTTATCCTAATCCGCTGGCTTCCATGGGGCAGCACCAACGCAGCGCATGGTTTGGGTGCGCCTGTTGTATTTCCAATATGACACGCTTCCTGCCTTCCATGCCGGGTTATATCTATGGGCAAAATGCCAACCATCTGTATGTGAACCTCTTTGTTGGCAATACCGCCGAGATAACCCTGCCTGTCGGAAAAGTAAAAGTTACCCAGCGTACCAACTACCCATGGGACGGCAGAACAGACATCACGGTAGCTCCAGACAAAGCCACTGCTTTCGCGCTGCACGTCCGTATTCCGGGATGGGCGCAGAACAAGCCGGTACCGGGAGAGCTCTATTTCGATGCGCCTGGAACGCCGCAAAAAAAGATCAGCATCCTGCTGAACGGTCAGCCGGCGCAATACCGCATGGAAAAAGGTTACGCCGTACTGGACCGCACCTGGAAAACGAACGATAAGGTGAGCCTGGATTTTCCGGTCGAAGTGCAGAAAGTGATGGCCGACAGCCTCGTCGAAGCAGATAAAGGCCGTTTCGCACTGCAACGCGGCCCGCTGATGTATTGCCTGGAAGCGCCTGACAACAAAGATGCCACGGTGCAGAACATCATCGTCGATAAAAATGCGCCGGTGCATGCTGTCTATAAGCCTTCGCTACTGAATGGCGTCATGGCGCTGGAAATGAAAGGAATGTCCGCCAGCCGGCAGCTGAACAGCCAGACGCTGGTGAAGTCGGCCCAAACGGTAACGGCTATACCGTATTATGCCTGGGCCAACCGTGGCCCTGGGGAGATGACCGTGTGGATTCCCTTTGAAGAAGCCGCTGCCCGTCCCAAACCTGCGCCCACCATCGCTTCTAAAAGTAAGGTCAGCGCTTCTGCGCCTAACAAAAAAATGTACATGGCCCTGAACGACCAGTTTGAACCCAGGGACTCAAAAGATAACAGCACCCTGTATTTTCACTGGTGGCCCAAACAAGGTACAGCAGAATGGGTACAGTATGATTTTGACCAGGAGTACACTATCTCTTCTTCCAGTGTGTACTGGTACGATGATGGTCCATTCGGTGGTTGCCGTGTGCCCGCTTCCTGGAAGCTGTACTACAAAAAGGGCAATGAATGGATACCAGTGCAAAATGCCGGTAGTTACGGCACTGCGAAAGACCAGTATAACGTGGTGAGGTTTGACCCGGTGAAAACCACCGCGTTAAAAATGGAGGTGCAGTTGTCATCGGAGAACTCCTCCGGTATTCAGGAATGGATGGTTAAATAA
- a CDS encoding SDR family NAD(P)-dependent oxidoreductase has protein sequence MSDTKVWYITGASKGMGLSLVKDLLTQGHSVAATSRSTTALEAFKSYGDRFLPLHVDLKNEQSVASSLQQTLEKFGRLDVVVNNAGYGLGGALEELTSAEIEENFQVNFFAVVRVIQQALPYMRKQRSGHIINISSIAGFAPGIGWTVYCAAKFAVSGLSNALVTDLKPLGIHVTNVMPGAFRTNFAEVDSIAYRQRHIEDYAHLREYHDKISNMSGAQPGDPDKMAAVFLKLVASPNPPMDLFLGSDAFNRASTRITQLQAQMENWKEDTFSTDFTV, from the coding sequence ATGAGCGATACAAAAGTCTGGTACATCACCGGCGCATCCAAAGGAATGGGACTGTCCCTGGTGAAAGATCTGTTAACACAAGGCCATAGCGTAGCTGCCACCTCAAGGTCCACCACGGCACTGGAAGCATTTAAATCGTATGGCGACAGGTTTTTGCCGTTACATGTTGACCTGAAAAACGAGCAGTCAGTGGCCAGTTCACTTCAGCAAACCCTAGAAAAATTCGGCCGGCTGGACGTAGTTGTCAACAATGCCGGCTATGGATTGGGCGGCGCGCTGGAAGAACTTACCTCAGCGGAAATCGAGGAAAATTTCCAGGTCAACTTTTTCGCCGTGGTACGGGTGATACAGCAGGCGTTGCCCTACATGAGAAAACAGCGGTCAGGGCATATTATCAATATCTCTTCCATTGCGGGCTTTGCGCCGGGCATCGGATGGACCGTGTATTGCGCCGCGAAGTTTGCGGTGAGCGGTCTTAGCAACGCCCTGGTAACGGACCTGAAGCCGTTGGGAATTCATGTGACCAATGTAATGCCGGGCGCCTTCAGAACGAATTTTGCCGAGGTAGATTCTATCGCGTACCGCCAGCGTCACATAGAGGACTACGCCCATTTACGGGAGTACCATGATAAGATCAGCAACATGAGCGGCGCCCAGCCGGGCGATCCGGATAAAATGGCAGCTGTCTTCCTGAAACTGGTGGCTAGTCCCAATCCCCCCATGGACCTGTTTCTGGGCAGTGATGCATTCAATCGCGCCAGCACCAGGATTACGCAATTACAGGCACAAATGGAAAACTGGAAGGAAGATACTTTTTCAACTGATTTTACAGTCTAG